Proteins from a single region of Pseudopedobacter saltans DSM 12145:
- a CDS encoding glutamine--tRNA ligase/YqeY domain fusion protein — MSEERSLNFIEEIVEEDIRTGKHGGRVLTRFPPEPNGYLHIGHAKSICLNFGLAKKYSGNTNLRFDDTNPVTEDTEYVDSIKEDVNWLGFQWAQELYTSDYFDQLYDFAVLLIKKDLAYVDDSSAEDIAKGKGTPTQPGTPNEYRNRTVEENLQLFEEMKAGKYADGEKVLRAKIDLASPNMHMRDPIIYRIKHAHHHRTGDKWCIYPMYDFAHGQSDAIERITHSICTLEFIPHRELYNWLIEMLEIFPSKQYEFARLNMSYTVMSKRKLMQLVNNNYVAGWDDPRMPTISGLRRRGFTPASIRNFCDRIGVAKRENIIDFSLLEFFIREDLNKTSWRRMAVLDPIKLVITNFPENETEWLDGENNPEVEGGDDSRQVPFSRELWIEREDFMEEPPKKFFRLGPGLMCRLKFAYIVRCDDFVKDGNGNVTEIHCTYFPDSKSGHDTSGLKAKGTMHWVSVKHAKTAEVRLYDRLFKVEQPDSEEGDFKDYINPESLIVIKDAYIEPDLANAIQQLTDFPDRRYQFIRKGYFCVDKDSSTENLIFNRTVTLKDGWSK; from the coding sequence ATGTCTGAAGAAAGATCACTTAATTTCATAGAAGAAATTGTAGAAGAGGATATCCGTACAGGGAAACATGGTGGCAGGGTTTTAACACGTTTCCCGCCTGAACCAAATGGCTATTTACACATTGGCCATGCAAAATCTATTTGCCTTAATTTTGGTTTGGCAAAAAAATATAGTGGAAATACTAACTTAAGATTCGACGATACTAATCCGGTAACCGAAGACACGGAATATGTAGACAGCATTAAAGAAGATGTGAATTGGTTGGGTTTTCAATGGGCGCAAGAACTTTATACTTCCGATTATTTTGATCAGTTATATGATTTTGCTGTTTTATTGATCAAGAAAGATTTGGCTTACGTAGACGATTCTTCTGCCGAAGATATCGCAAAAGGGAAAGGTACACCTACACAACCAGGCACACCCAATGAATATAGAAACCGAACCGTTGAAGAAAACCTTCAACTTTTCGAAGAGATGAAAGCCGGTAAATATGCAGATGGCGAGAAGGTGTTAAGAGCAAAAATTGATCTGGCGAGTCCAAATATGCATATGAGAGATCCGATTATTTATCGTATCAAACATGCACATCATCATAGAACTGGTGACAAATGGTGTATCTATCCAATGTACGATTTTGCACATGGCCAGTCTGATGCAATAGAAAGAATAACACATTCTATTTGTACTCTCGAATTCATTCCGCACAGAGAGCTATACAATTGGCTAATTGAAATGTTGGAAATTTTCCCTTCTAAACAGTATGAATTTGCTCGTTTAAACATGAGCTATACTGTTATGAGTAAGCGAAAATTGATGCAATTAGTTAACAACAATTATGTGGCTGGCTGGGACGATCCAAGAATGCCTACAATTAGTGGATTAAGAAGAAGAGGATTTACTCCTGCTTCAATAAGGAATTTTTGCGACCGTATCGGTGTAGCAAAAAGAGAAAACATCATCGACTTCAGTTTATTGGAGTTTTTTATTAGAGAGGATTTAAATAAAACTTCATGGAGAAGAATGGCGGTTTTAGATCCAATAAAATTGGTTATCACCAATTTCCCGGAAAATGAAACAGAATGGCTGGATGGCGAAAATAATCCGGAAGTAGAAGGGGGAGATGATTCCAGACAAGTTCCTTTTAGCAGAGAACTTTGGATTGAAAGGGAAGACTTTATGGAAGAGCCTCCAAAGAAATTCTTCAGACTTGGCCCAGGCTTAATGTGCCGCTTAAAATTTGCTTATATTGTAAGATGTGATGATTTCGTAAAAGATGGAAACGGAAATGTAACAGAAATACACTGCACTTATTTCCCTGACTCTAAATCTGGCCACGACACGTCAGGCTTAAAAGCTAAAGGTACAATGCATTGGGTAAGTGTTAAACATGCTAAAACTGCCGAAGTTAGGCTATACGACAGATTATTTAAAGTTGAACAGCCCGACTCTGAAGAAGGAGATTTTAAAGATTATATTAATCCCGAAAGCCTTATTGTAATTAAGGATGCTTACATAGAACCTGATTTAGCCAATGCTATTCAGCAACTAACAGATTTCCCGGATAGGCGTTACCAATTTATTAGAAAAGGTTATTTCTGTGTAGATAAAGATTCTTCAACAGAAAATCTGATTTTCAATAGAACGGTTACATTAAAAGACGGATGGTCTAAATAA
- a CDS encoding MlaE family ABC transporter permease translates to MEKPQSGFRKKLNNIFYELYLVHKFIVRFFKELFSAPVEWKEIMKQCYLLGFKSLSLITLTGFITGIVFTKQSRPSLAEFGATSWLPSLVAIAIIRSLAPLLTALITAGKVGSNIGAELGSMKVTEQIDAMEVSGTNPFKFLVVTRTLATTITIPILTFYTGLVGLLGAFLNVTTFENTSYQAFMQSAFESISFLDIFASTIKAIVFGFTIGIVGCYQGYNSSKGTEGVGRAANASVVIGMFLVFLEEIIGTQITFMFRT, encoded by the coding sequence TTGGAAAAACCTCAATCAGGCTTCAGGAAAAAGCTCAACAATATATTTTACGAATTATATCTCGTACACAAGTTTATAGTACGTTTTTTTAAAGAACTTTTTTCTGCTCCAGTCGAATGGAAAGAGATCATGAAACAGTGTTATTTGCTGGGGTTTAAATCTCTTAGTTTAATAACATTAACGGGATTTATTACCGGGATAGTTTTTACAAAACAGTCTCGGCCTTCGCTAGCGGAATTTGGAGCAACTTCCTGGTTGCCATCCTTAGTGGCTATTGCTATTATCAGATCTCTGGCACCTTTGTTAACCGCTTTAATAACTGCGGGCAAAGTAGGTTCAAATATTGGTGCGGAGCTGGGATCTATGAAAGTAACCGAACAGATAGATGCCATGGAAGTTTCGGGAACAAATCCATTTAAATTTTTGGTTGTGACCAGAACTCTGGCAACAACTATTACTATTCCTATTTTAACTTTTTATACGGGTTTGGTAGGTCTTTTAGGCGCATTTTTAAATGTAACTACTTTTGAAAATACAAGTTACCAGGCATTTATGCAATCTGCATTTGAGTCTATAAGTTTCTTGGATATATTCGCTTCAACAATTAAAGCTATAGTTTTTGGCTTTACAATTGGTATTGTAGGTTGTTATCAGGGATATAATTCTTCAAAAGGAACCGAAGGCGTTGGTAGAGCTGCAAACGCTTCTGTGGTAATAGGAATGTTTCTGGTGTTTTTGGAGGAAATTATTGGTACGCAAATTACATTTATGTTTAGAACCTAA
- a CDS encoding ABC transporter ATP-binding protein, whose protein sequence is MRKAVKNIDHNSPVITIRDLHKSFGDYQVLKGVNLDLYDGENLVVLGKSGTGKSVLIKIISGLLEQDSGTVNVLGHEMSEISQKELRDLRLHIGFSFQNSALYDSMTVRQNLEFPLVRNKKNLTKAEVDHAVESVLDAVSLSQTINQMPSELSGGQRKRIGIARTLILQPQIMLYDEPTAGLDPITCDEINHLINEVQERFHTSSIVITHDLTCAKQVGDRVTILLDGQFKRTGTFEEVFDTDDERVKSFYDYNFIQ, encoded by the coding sequence ATGAGAAAAGCAGTAAAAAATATAGATCATAATTCACCTGTGATAACCATTAGGGATTTACATAAATCTTTTGGCGATTATCAGGTTTTAAAAGGTGTTAATCTTGACCTGTATGATGGAGAAAATCTGGTTGTATTGGGTAAGTCCGGAACTGGAAAATCTGTTCTGATAAAAATTATCTCCGGTTTGCTAGAGCAGGATTCCGGTACAGTAAATGTTCTGGGGCATGAGATGAGCGAAATATCACAAAAAGAACTAAGGGATTTAAGATTGCATATAGGTTTTTCTTTCCAAAATAGTGCGCTTTATGATAGTATGACTGTACGTCAAAATCTGGAATTTCCTTTGGTGAGAAATAAAAAAAACTTGACGAAAGCAGAAGTAGATCATGCGGTGGAAAGTGTTTTAGATGCAGTAAGTTTAAGTCAGACAATTAATCAGATGCCATCAGAACTATCGGGTGGGCAAAGAAAGAGAATCGGTATAGCCAGAACTTTGATACTGCAACCTCAAATTATGCTTTATGACGAGCCGACAGCAGGGCTGGATCCAATAACTTGTGATGAGATAAATCATCTGATAAATGAAGTGCAAGAAAGATTCCATACAAGTTCTATTGTTATTACCCATGATTTAACTTGTGCAAAGCAAGTTGGAGATAGAGTTACTATCTTATTGGATGGACAGTTTAAAAGAACTGGAACTTTTGAAGAAGTTTTTGACACTGATGATGAAAGAGTGAAATCATTTTACGATTATAATTTTATACAATAA
- a CDS encoding DUF3575 domain-containing protein: MNKKLLLTALVVLIVSFCKAGSKKDSVSNFSGKNLVKLNLTALPLNTYSGIYERAIGKKIAVGIGYKLMPKGKLPMLRNLESLIDDDEVNNHLKNLKLGSYAITPEVKFYFGKDVFRGFYIAPFGRYSVYSLDWPYEYDYEENGITHTENILLKGDVKTITGGLLFGAQWKLSKRIYLDWFIIGPNAGSANGTIKGTGDLSDPDKRKALDDAIQDLADSDIPFVKIEGETSSTGATIKFSGPWAGLRGGINLGFRF; this comes from the coding sequence ATGAATAAAAAATTACTATTAACAGCATTAGTCGTTTTAATCGTTTCTTTCTGCAAAGCGGGAAGTAAAAAAGATTCAGTATCTAATTTTAGCGGCAAAAATTTAGTTAAATTGAATTTAACCGCATTACCTCTCAATACTTATTCTGGGATATATGAGAGAGCTATTGGAAAAAAAATAGCAGTCGGTATTGGCTATAAACTTATGCCAAAAGGAAAGTTACCTATGTTACGCAACCTAGAAAGCTTAATAGACGATGATGAAGTTAATAATCATCTTAAAAATCTAAAACTAGGAAGTTACGCTATTACGCCAGAAGTAAAGTTCTATTTTGGTAAGGATGTTTTTAGAGGCTTTTATATAGCGCCTTTTGGAAGATATTCTGTTTATTCACTTGATTGGCCTTATGAATATGATTACGAGGAAAATGGAATCACTCATACAGAAAATATCTTATTAAAAGGGGACGTGAAGACAATAACGGGAGGTTTGTTGTTTGGCGCTCAATGGAAATTAAGTAAAAGAATATATTTAGATTGGTTTATTATTGGGCCAAATGCGGGTTCTGCTAATGGGACGATAAAAGGAACAGGCGATTTAAGTGATCCTGATAAAAGAAAGGCATTAGATGATGCTATTCAGGATTTAGCTGATTCTGATATACCTTTCGTTAAAATTGAGGGAGAAACTTCAAGTACAGGAGCGACCATTAAGTTTTCAGGTCCATGGGCTGGGCTGAGAGGCGGAATAAATCTGGGCTTCCGTTTTTAA
- a CDS encoding MlaD family protein, with translation MENTDKKRGITVGIFIFLGIAIFLLGVFTLGGQKKTFVKTFELNVVFDDIQGLKTGNNVWFSGVKIGTIKKIQFYGTSQVQVSLSIDESAHQYIHKDAKASISSDGLIGNKIVVIDGGSVKFPFVEDGDQLQVNKTLSTDDIMKTLQVNNRNLVDITTDFKILAKNLVEGKGTVGALMTDEQIATNFKTIVANLNNTTASANKMAVELNKFSNKLNNEEGFVNRIMADTIMFRKLETSVAEFQSMAKSAAVATENLNKASAQLNNNDNALGLLLNDKKTAEQLKNVMGNLEASSQKLDENMKALQSNFLFRGYFKKKAKEEKSE, from the coding sequence ATGGAGAATACCGATAAAAAAAGAGGAATAACCGTTGGGATTTTTATTTTTCTGGGTATTGCAATTTTTCTTTTAGGAGTATTTACACTTGGTGGACAAAAGAAAACATTTGTTAAGACATTTGAATTGAATGTTGTTTTTGATGATATACAAGGACTAAAGACCGGTAATAACGTTTGGTTTTCCGGAGTTAAAATCGGTACAATTAAGAAAATACAATTCTATGGTACTTCGCAGGTACAGGTTTCATTAAGTATAGATGAGTCTGCCCATCAGTACATTCATAAAGATGCCAAAGCAAGCATCAGTTCCGATGGATTGATAGGGAATAAAATTGTTGTAATTGATGGAGGATCGGTTAAATTTCCATTCGTAGAGGACGGAGACCAGCTTCAGGTCAATAAGACTTTGTCTACAGACGATATTATGAAGACTTTACAGGTTAATAACCGTAATTTAGTTGACATAACAACTGACTTTAAAATACTAGCCAAAAATTTGGTTGAAGGAAAAGGGACAGTAGGTGCATTAATGACAGACGAACAGATTGCTACGAATTTTAAAACCATTGTAGCCAATTTAAATAATACAACAGCGTCTGCTAATAAAATGGCTGTGGAGTTAAATAAATTCAGTAATAAGCTTAATAATGAAGAAGGTTTTGTAAATAGAATTATGGCAGATACCATAATGTTCAGAAAACTGGAAACTTCGGTAGCTGAGTTTCAGAGTATGGCTAAATCTGCGGCAGTTGCCACGGAAAATTTGAATAAGGCTTCGGCTCAGTTAAATAATAACGATAATGCACTGGGTTTGCTTTTGAATGATAAGAAGACTGCAGAACAGTTGAAAAATGTGATGGGAAATTTGGAAGCAAGTAGTCAGAAACTGGATGAGAATATGAAAGCGCTGCAAAGTAACTTCTTATTTAGAGGATATTTCAAAAAGAAAGCTAAAGAAGAAAAGTCCGAATAA
- a CDS encoding glycosyltransferase family 2 protein, translating to MNISVVINTYNAEKHLREVLESVKELDEIIICDMYSDDQTLQIAKEYNSRVIFHEKTGFVEPARNFAISQAKNDWVLLLDADETVNSKLIQYLQKTVNEKPNITCVAIPRKNYFLGKFMHSAYPDYVYRFFKKDKVFWPEFIHSIPKIDGDIFKIKPGNKSLAIEHLANDSIEAIENKSNAYSTAELPKRQHKKVTVLKLIFSPFFWFFKYYVIKQGFKDGKAGFLFAALKARYKFLTLAKLTAKQIQ from the coding sequence ATGAATATATCCGTAGTAATAAATACGTATAATGCCGAGAAGCATTTGAGAGAGGTGCTGGAGTCGGTAAAAGAACTGGACGAGATCATTATATGTGATATGTATAGTGATGATCAAACACTGCAAATAGCTAAAGAATATAACTCCAGAGTGATTTTTCATGAGAAAACAGGCTTTGTAGAACCCGCCAGAAATTTTGCTATTTCACAGGCAAAAAATGATTGGGTTTTACTTTTGGATGCGGATGAAACTGTTAATTCCAAGCTTATACAGTATCTTCAAAAGACGGTAAATGAGAAACCAAATATCACATGCGTTGCCATTCCCAGAAAAAACTATTTTTTAGGGAAATTCATGCATTCTGCTTATCCTGATTATGTTTACCGTTTTTTTAAAAAGGATAAAGTCTTCTGGCCAGAATTTATTCACTCTATCCCCAAAATTGATGGAGACATTTTTAAAATAAAGCCTGGAAATAAATCTCTTGCAATAGAACATTTAGCAAACGATTCTATTGAAGCTATTGAAAACAAGAGCAATGCTTATTCCACTGCTGAGTTACCAAAGAGACAACACAAAAAGGTGACTGTGCTTAAACTTATTTTCTCGCCTTTTTTCTGGTTTTTTAAATATTATGTCATCAAACAAGGATTTAAGGATGGAAAAGCAGGTTTTCTTTTTGCTGCGCTTAAAGCCAGATATAAATTCCTCACTTTGGCAAAGTTAACGGCTAAACAGATTCAATAA